Proteins found in one Exiguobacterium sp. 9-2 genomic segment:
- a CDS encoding carbohydrate ABC transporter permease: MKTKPIPKLYRTEQRYAYLFVAAPVIGFFLFALIPLMYSFYGAFTNWNGLGQMKFIGLENFINVFQDEYFYKAMYNTLFMMIGIPIGIVLALLLALALNRGIFGTNTFRVIYYIPVISSIAAVSILWQWAYNGDYGLVNQFLDLIGIDGPNWLQNANTVKPALIVMAIWKGLGYTMLLYLAALQSVPRSYYEAAKLDGANAWHCFWYITLPMVKPVTFFIIVTNIIGGAQIFTEINVMTPTGGPEYSSASAVFYIWQKSFGNFQLGYASAMALVLGLFIFIVTLFQFRMNEKSSFDLD, from the coding sequence ATGAAGACAAAACCGATTCCCAAGTTATATCGTACGGAACAACGGTATGCCTATCTATTCGTTGCGGCTCCGGTGATTGGGTTCTTTCTATTTGCGTTAATTCCGTTAATGTATTCCTTCTATGGTGCATTCACGAACTGGAACGGACTCGGACAAATGAAGTTCATCGGACTAGAAAATTTTATTAATGTGTTTCAAGATGAGTATTTTTATAAAGCCATGTACAACACGCTGTTCATGATGATCGGAATTCCAATTGGCATCGTATTAGCACTTCTCCTTGCCCTCGCGTTGAATCGAGGGATTTTTGGTACTAATACGTTCCGCGTCATCTATTACATTCCCGTTATCTCTTCCATCGCGGCTGTCTCGATTTTGTGGCAGTGGGCATATAACGGTGATTATGGTTTGGTGAATCAGTTCTTGGACTTGATTGGTATTGATGGTCCGAACTGGCTCCAAAATGCCAATACCGTTAAGCCGGCATTGATCGTCATGGCGATTTGGAAAGGTCTTGGCTATACGATGCTCTTGTATTTGGCAGCCTTGCAGAGTGTACCGCGTTCGTATTATGAAGCAGCAAAATTAGATGGGGCGAATGCGTGGCACTGCTTTTGGTATATTACGCTCCCAATGGTTAAACCGGTCACCTTCTTCATCATCGTGACAAATATTATTGGTGGGGCGCAAATCTTTACGGAAATCAACGTCATGACGCCTACAGGGGGACCGGAGTATTCCTCTGCTTCTGCCGTCTTCTACATTTGGCAAAAGTCCTTCGGAAACTTCCAGTTGGGCTATGCTTCAGCGATGGCACTCGTTCTCGGTCTTTTCATTTTCATCGTTACCTTGTTCCAATTCCGTATGAACGAAAAATCATCATTTGACTTGGATTGA
- a CDS encoding carbohydrate ABC transporter permease: MSVKKKDRITDIFVFIFLTMGAIVMIAPLLWMVSTSLKSKDEVFSLPPVWIPTDISFNKYMEIWNMGPLLSGISNSLIVALSVTIVGTFTSSLAAFAFAKLNFRGKNKIFLLLFASVMIPYPVLMIPQFMMFSEIGWVDTLLPLIVPGLFGNIFMIFFLRQFLNSIPNSIIEAAKIDGCSYFQIFYKIVFPLIKPAVAAQLILWFMAIWNDYLGPILYLNSPEKQTLQLVIANFNASYAIQSDYPLIMAASVVALLPMLIVFMIFQKQIIESIAISGVKG; this comes from the coding sequence ATGTCCGTGAAGAAAAAAGATCGAATTACTGATATATTCGTCTTCATCTTTCTGACGATGGGTGCAATCGTCATGATCGCACCATTATTGTGGATGGTATCGACCTCTCTGAAGTCAAAAGATGAAGTGTTTTCCCTTCCACCGGTTTGGATTCCCACAGACATATCGTTCAATAAGTATATGGAGATTTGGAATATGGGTCCGCTGTTGTCTGGTATATCGAACAGTTTGATCGTCGCGTTATCTGTCACGATCGTTGGAACGTTCACCTCGAGTCTTGCGGCATTCGCGTTCGCTAAGTTGAATTTCAGAGGAAAAAATAAAATCTTTCTTCTTTTGTTCGCGTCTGTCATGATTCCGTATCCTGTCCTGATGATTCCGCAGTTTATGATGTTCTCGGAAATCGGGTGGGTCGATACCCTTCTTCCGTTGATCGTACCTGGTTTGTTCGGGAATATCTTCATGATTTTCTTCTTACGCCAATTCTTGAACAGTATTCCGAATTCGATCATCGAAGCGGCTAAAATTGACGGTTGTTCCTATTTTCAAATCTTTTATAAAATCGTCTTTCCATTGATCAAGCCCGCTGTAGCTGCACAATTGATTTTATGGTTCATGGCGATTTGGAACGATTATCTCGGTCCGATTCTTTATCTCAATTCTCCCGAAAAACAAACCCTGCAATTGGTCATCGCCAACTTTAATGCATCCTATGCTATTCAAAGTGATTATCCGTTAATCATGGCCGCGTCTGTTGTCGCCTTATTACCAATGCTGATCGTCTTCATGATCTTTCAAAAACAAATCATCGAATCGATTGCCATTTCTGGCGTTAAAGGTTGA
- a CDS encoding arabinan endo-1,5-alpha-L-arabinosidase yields MKKMMMGIIVLFIAGCSFFWWSTNASLEDLDLPKAPFDKEVADVQPDILNQEKKWTTNFAHDGAIIKEGDTYYVFSTDYMVGGPPTPGIQIRKSNDLINWQFTGRVFDEVSQEAFKWTGGNTFWAPSITKIKDTFYLYYSVSKVGSRTSYIGMASASNIEGPWHDQGVVIASKEGDGKSVNAIDPHVLQDKTGKWWMTYGSYFGGIFLTEINPNTGKLMKKSSEGELLAKRKDMTMGIEGPEILFNAKTGYYYLMVSYGWLEDSYNVRIGRSKSINGPYVDSRGRDLRDTSNESFDTGVKIVGSYRFEEDDGYVGTGHSAFLQDGKDTFIIHQARPSEDIYWSQLQVRKVYWTKDGWPVVSPERYAGEKKINVQKEQIVGEWEIIAFPRFDDGQQQSRKLKLQMDGSLLGKKGSWQLKGSILELRIGQETYELQVGAAWDWENWKSTIIMTGLSKDGTAVWAKRR; encoded by the coding sequence ATGAAAAAAATGATGATGGGGATCATTGTCTTATTCATTGCAGGGTGCTCTTTTTTTTGGTGGTCTACGAATGCGTCTCTCGAAGATTTGGATTTACCGAAAGCGCCATTCGATAAGGAAGTAGCAGACGTACAACCTGATATTTTGAATCAGGAAAAGAAATGGACTACAAACTTTGCGCATGACGGAGCAATCATAAAAGAAGGTGATACCTATTATGTGTTTTCGACAGATTATATGGTAGGGGGACCGCCGACACCGGGCATCCAGATTCGAAAATCAAACGATCTCATTAACTGGCAATTTACAGGACGTGTATTTGACGAAGTCTCTCAAGAAGCATTCAAATGGACAGGAGGAAATACGTTTTGGGCCCCTTCTATTACGAAGATCAAGGATACATTCTACCTCTACTATTCTGTCTCAAAAGTCGGGAGTCGTACCTCGTATATTGGAATGGCGAGCGCTTCAAATATTGAGGGTCCATGGCACGATCAGGGAGTCGTCATCGCCTCAAAAGAAGGAGATGGAAAATCAGTCAACGCGATTGATCCTCATGTGCTCCAAGATAAAACGGGGAAATGGTGGATGACGTATGGCTCCTATTTTGGCGGTATCTTCTTGACGGAAATCAATCCGAATACAGGAAAGCTGATGAAAAAGTCATCAGAAGGGGAGTTGCTGGCTAAGCGAAAAGATATGACGATGGGAATTGAAGGCCCAGAAATTCTTTTCAACGCAAAGACAGGTTACTACTACTTGATGGTTTCATACGGTTGGCTAGAAGATTCGTACAACGTAAGGATTGGGCGATCGAAATCGATCAATGGACCTTATGTTGATTCACGTGGTCGTGATCTACGTGATACTTCAAATGAATCTTTTGATACGGGTGTAAAAATTGTAGGCTCCTACCGTTTTGAAGAAGACGACGGTTATGTAGGGACCGGTCACTCTGCATTTTTACAGGATGGAAAAGATACCTTTATTATTCATCAAGCTCGACCAAGTGAAGATATCTACTGGTCGCAATTGCAGGTGAGGAAAGTGTATTGGACAAAAGATGGATGGCCAGTGGTTTCGCCCGAACGATACGCAGGTGAAAAGAAAATCAATGTTCAAAAAGAGCAGATCGTTGGAGAATGGGAGATCATTGCTTTCCCGCGCTTTGATGACGGTCAGCAACAATCAAGAAAGCTAAAGTTGCAAATGGATGGCAGTCTTTTGGGTAAGAAGGGTTCATGGCAACTAAAGGGAAGCATCCTTGAATTACGCATAGGACAGGAGACATACGAGTTACAGGTTGGTGCAGCATGGGATTGGGAAAATTGGAAATCAACGATCATCATGACAGGTCTTAGTAAGGATGGAACAGCAGTTTGGGCAAAAAGACGTTGA
- the araB gene encoding ribulokinase, which translates to MSKYTIGIDYGTQSGRAVLIDVETGHEVATAVKPYTHGVMDQFLPDGKTRLEHDWALQHPRDYLEVLEMTIPAVVKEAGITKEQVIGLGIDFTACTILPIDADLNPLCFHEEYQHNPHSYVKLWKHHAAQDEADALNRIATEREEPFLKRYGGKISSEWMIPKVWQILNEAPSIYEAAHEILEATDWVVSQLTGKVVRNSCTAGYKAIWHKQEGYPSNEFFKALDPRLENVVEEKLSNDIAPIGAKAGELTISFAERIGLLPGTAVAVGNVDAHVAVPAVGITEPGKLLMVMGTSTCHILLGEEEQVVPGMCGIVEDGVLPGYMGYEAGQSCVGDHFEWFIENCVPSDYLQEATLQGVSTHQLLTDKATMQRVGEHGLIALDWWNGNRSTLVDTNLTGVLLGATLLTKPEDIYRALIEATAYGTRTIVEAFRTSGVPVHEVYAAGGIAEKNALMMQIYADVLNMEIKISASSQTPALGSAMFGAVAAGAERGGYATITEAATKMGRVKEKTYLPIPENVEVYEALFAEYTKLYDYFGRGENDVMKRLKKIKAEASRQKGEPVW; encoded by the coding sequence ATGTCGAAATATACAATCGGAATTGATTATGGCACGCAATCAGGTAGAGCCGTCTTGATTGACGTCGAAACAGGTCACGAAGTGGCGACTGCAGTCAAACCATACACACATGGAGTGATGGATCAATTTTTGCCTGATGGAAAAACACGGCTTGAACATGACTGGGCACTCCAACATCCGCGTGATTATTTAGAGGTCCTGGAAATGACGATCCCGGCAGTTGTCAAAGAGGCAGGTATCACGAAAGAACAAGTCATCGGGCTCGGCATCGATTTTACAGCTTGTACGATTCTACCGATCGATGCCGATTTAAATCCGTTGTGCTTCCATGAAGAGTATCAACATAATCCGCATAGCTATGTGAAGTTGTGGAAGCATCATGCAGCTCAAGACGAGGCAGACGCTTTAAACCGTATTGCGACTGAACGCGAAGAACCTTTTTTAAAGCGTTACGGCGGGAAAATCTCGTCCGAATGGATGATTCCAAAAGTCTGGCAAATTCTAAACGAAGCACCCTCCATTTACGAGGCTGCTCACGAAATTTTAGAGGCGACGGATTGGGTCGTTTCTCAATTGACTGGAAAAGTGGTACGCAATAGTTGTACGGCTGGCTATAAAGCGATCTGGCACAAACAGGAAGGCTATCCTTCAAATGAGTTTTTTAAAGCGTTAGATCCACGACTTGAGAACGTAGTTGAAGAGAAGCTTTCCAATGACATCGCACCAATCGGGGCCAAAGCAGGAGAATTAACGATATCCTTTGCAGAACGAATCGGTCTCCTTCCGGGAACTGCCGTTGCAGTAGGAAATGTTGATGCGCATGTTGCAGTACCTGCCGTTGGAATCACGGAACCCGGTAAGTTGTTGATGGTGATGGGAACCTCTACTTGTCATATCCTGCTTGGTGAAGAGGAGCAGGTCGTACCCGGTATGTGCGGGATCGTCGAAGACGGAGTCTTACCAGGGTATATGGGGTACGAAGCTGGTCAGTCCTGTGTCGGAGATCATTTCGAATGGTTCATCGAAAACTGTGTACCAAGTGACTATTTGCAAGAAGCAACTCTTCAAGGAGTTAGTACGCATCAATTATTGACCGATAAGGCAACGATGCAACGCGTCGGTGAACATGGATTGATCGCCCTTGATTGGTGGAACGGAAATCGTTCTACACTAGTGGATACAAATCTGACGGGTGTACTTCTAGGTGCAACATTACTGACAAAACCAGAAGATATCTACCGCGCATTGATTGAAGCGACGGCCTATGGCACGCGAACGATTGTCGAAGCGTTCCGCACAAGCGGTGTTCCCGTCCACGAAGTATACGCTGCAGGAGGAATTGCGGAGAAGAATGCCTTGATGATGCAGATTTATGCTGACGTTCTAAACATGGAAATCAAGATTTCAGCCTCTTCTCAAACCCCCGCTTTAGGATCTGCCATGTTCGGTGCCGTAGCCGCAGGAGCAGAACGAGGCGGTTATGCCACCATCACGGAAGCAGCGACGAAGATGGGACGTGTAAAAGAAAAAACATATCTTCCGATTCCAGAAAACGTTGAAGTGTATGAGGCGCTGTTCGCTGAGTATACGAAACTATACGATTATTTCGGTCGTGGAGAAAACGATGTGATGAAGCGATTAAAGAAAATCAAAGCTGAAGCGTCGCGTCAGAAGGGAGAACCTGTATGGTGA
- the araD gene encoding L-ribulose-5-phosphate 4-epimerase, producing MVSRQLKEEVLEANLALPKHDLVTFTWGNVSGIDRNAGLVVIKPSGVPYDALTIDDLVVVDLEGNVVEGDLRPSSDTPTHLALYRALPEIGGIVHTHSPWATSWAQAKRAIPAFGTTHADYFYGEIPCTRELSDEEIETAYELETGNVIIETLNELHLEAVAVPGVLVANHAPFCWGKHADEAVHNAVVLEEVAKMGIHALNLNPGLAPIKQSILDKHYLRKHGANAYYGQK from the coding sequence ATGGTGAGTCGTCAATTAAAAGAAGAAGTGCTTGAAGCGAACCTAGCATTGCCAAAGCATGACTTAGTCACCTTTACGTGGGGAAACGTCAGTGGGATTGATCGAAATGCGGGTTTAGTCGTTATCAAACCGAGTGGTGTCCCCTATGACGCTTTGACGATAGATGATTTAGTCGTAGTCGATTTAGAAGGCAATGTTGTCGAGGGTGATCTACGTCCATCTTCTGATACGCCAACACATTTGGCTTTGTATCGTGCTCTGCCTGAGATTGGAGGCATTGTCCATACGCATTCCCCTTGGGCGACAAGCTGGGCGCAAGCAAAACGAGCAATTCCTGCATTCGGAACGACACATGCCGACTACTTTTATGGAGAAATTCCGTGTACACGTGAACTATCTGATGAAGAGATCGAGACGGCGTACGAGTTAGAAACCGGAAACGTCATCATTGAGACGTTGAACGAACTACACTTGGAAGCTGTTGCTGTACCAGGTGTGCTGGTCGCAAATCATGCACCTTTTTGTTGGGGGAAGCATGCGGATGAAGCCGTGCACAATGCAGTCGTACTTGAGGAAGTAGCCAAGATGGGTATTCATGCCTTGAATCTGAATCCAGGATTAGCACCCATCAAACAAAGCATCTTAGATAAACACTACTTGCGCAAACACGGAGCAAACGCCTACTACGGTCAGAAATGA
- the araA gene encoding L-arabinose isomerase — protein sequence MLTANTHEFWFVTGSQMLYGEEVIRQVETHSKEMVSGLDAADVFRDRIVYKGVVKNAEEIRQMMLQANADDACAGVITWMHTFSPSKMWISGMRVLQKPLLHFGTQFNRDIPWDAIDMDFMNLNQSAHGDREHGFITSRMNVKRKVLVGHWEDELTRQKMSSWMNVAHALAESKNLKVARFGDNMRNVAVTEGDKVEAQIQLGWTVDGYGVGDLVTYMNAVSESDLDDLMEEYRTRYEVTNTGMEEEAFQESVRYQGRIELGMKAFLEAGGYTAFTTTFEDLHGIKQLPGLAVQRLMEQGYGFAGEGDWKTAALVRLMKIMASNERTSFMEDYTYHFEPGNEMVLGAHMLEICPTIAVDKPRIEVHPLGIGDREAPARMVFEGQNGKALNASLIDLGHRFRLLVNTVEGIQPDEAMPNLPVARVLWKTEPSMAQAVENWIQAGGAHHTCYSYEVTTEQLRDFAELLNIEIAIIDKETETVRFNNELRWNELYYRP from the coding sequence ATGTTGACAGCAAACACACACGAATTTTGGTTCGTGACAGGAAGCCAGATGCTCTACGGTGAGGAGGTAATTCGTCAAGTCGAAACACATTCAAAAGAGATGGTCTCAGGATTAGATGCAGCGGACGTCTTCCGGGATCGAATTGTTTACAAGGGAGTCGTCAAAAATGCAGAAGAAATTCGGCAGATGATGTTGCAGGCGAATGCTGATGATGCCTGTGCCGGTGTGATCACATGGATGCATACCTTCTCACCATCGAAAATGTGGATTAGTGGGATGCGTGTCTTACAAAAACCATTGCTCCATTTTGGGACACAGTTCAATCGTGACATCCCGTGGGATGCGATCGATATGGATTTCATGAACCTCAATCAGTCGGCGCATGGTGATCGTGAACATGGTTTTATCACAAGTCGAATGAACGTGAAGCGAAAAGTGCTCGTCGGTCATTGGGAAGATGAACTCACACGTCAAAAGATGTCATCTTGGATGAATGTAGCGCATGCGTTAGCGGAAAGTAAGAACTTAAAAGTCGCGCGATTCGGTGACAACATGCGGAATGTAGCAGTGACAGAAGGTGACAAAGTCGAAGCGCAGATTCAACTGGGCTGGACGGTTGATGGGTATGGTGTCGGCGATCTCGTCACCTACATGAATGCGGTATCGGAGTCAGATTTAGATGACTTGATGGAAGAATATCGCACGCGGTATGAAGTGACGAATACTGGAATGGAAGAAGAAGCATTCCAGGAATCGGTTCGCTATCAAGGTCGCATCGAACTCGGCATGAAGGCTTTTCTTGAAGCTGGTGGATACACTGCCTTCACGACAACCTTCGAAGACCTACATGGCATCAAGCAACTACCTGGGCTAGCCGTTCAACGATTGATGGAGCAAGGGTACGGGTTTGCTGGAGAAGGAGACTGGAAAACCGCAGCGCTTGTTCGTCTTATGAAAATCATGGCGAGCAACGAACGGACATCTTTCATGGAAGATTATACTTATCACTTTGAACCAGGCAACGAAATGGTCTTAGGGGCGCATATGCTCGAAATCTGTCCGACCATTGCGGTCGATAAGCCTAGAATCGAGGTACATCCTCTCGGAATCGGAGATCGTGAAGCGCCAGCGCGGATGGTATTCGAAGGACAGAATGGCAAGGCATTGAACGCTAGTTTGATTGATTTAGGACATCGCTTCCGTCTCTTGGTAAACACAGTCGAGGGCATCCAGCCGGATGAAGCAATGCCGAATCTTCCTGTGGCACGTGTTCTATGGAAAACAGAACCATCGATGGCTCAAGCTGTCGAAAACTGGATCCAAGCCGGGGGAGCGCACCATACTTGTTACTCCTATGAAGTGACAACTGAACAACTACGCGACTTCGCAGAACTTCTGAACATTGAAATTGCTATCATCGATAAAGAAACGGAGACGGTTCGGTTTAATAATGAGTTACGTTGGAATGAACTGTACTATCGACCATAA
- a CDS encoding alpha-N-arabinofuranosidase yields MNNQLVTSTLNTKEAATQLIVNVDLPKGKISKHIYGHFAEHLGRCIYEGLWVGPESSIPNTDGIRNDVLTALKKLNIPVLRWPGGCFADEYHWKDGIGPNENRKRMVNTHWGGVVENNHFGTHEFMRLCELLECEPYICGNVGSGTVQEMSEWVEYMTFNGESPMANWRQENGRTEPWSLTYFGVGNENWGCGGNMRPEYYADLYRRYQTYVRNYDGNQLYKIAGGANIDDYKWTEVLMREAGTMMDGLSLHYYTIPGDFWLGKGSALDFTEDEWFITLKRAYYMDELITKHGQIMDQYDPEKRVGLIVDEWGTWFDVEPGTNPGFLYQQNSIRDALVAAIHFNIFHKHNDRVHMANIAQMVNVLQAMILTEGDQFILTPTYHVFEMYRVHQDAERVELAAITRDYVAKEESIPSVNATASRDADGVLHISLCQLDHQNSDKVEIDLRGMGTISNVSARILTADHLNAHNTFEQPDVVAPRDHEVQVTEDGKLIMDVPAMSVITVAVR; encoded by the coding sequence ATGAATAACCAACTCGTCACATCAACACTAAATACAAAAGAAGCTGCAACACAACTAATCGTCAATGTGGATTTACCAAAAGGTAAAATCAGTAAGCATATCTATGGGCACTTTGCGGAACACCTTGGACGTTGTATTTATGAAGGGCTTTGGGTTGGTCCAGAATCATCCATACCGAATACAGATGGCATTCGGAACGATGTATTGACAGCATTGAAGAAATTGAACATTCCGGTTTTACGATGGCCGGGTGGATGCTTTGCAGACGAGTATCATTGGAAAGATGGTATTGGACCAAATGAAAACCGAAAGCGGATGGTCAATACACATTGGGGTGGCGTCGTCGAAAACAATCACTTCGGAACCCATGAATTTATGCGCCTTTGTGAATTACTAGAGTGTGAGCCTTATATTTGTGGAAACGTTGGAAGTGGGACCGTCCAAGAAATGTCTGAATGGGTCGAATATATGACGTTCAATGGAGAATCACCGATGGCGAACTGGCGTCAGGAGAATGGCCGTACAGAGCCGTGGTCGCTTACGTATTTCGGTGTTGGTAACGAGAACTGGGGTTGCGGTGGGAATATGCGTCCGGAGTATTACGCCGATCTATATCGTCGCTATCAGACATATGTCCGCAATTATGATGGCAATCAACTCTATAAGATTGCTGGTGGTGCAAACATTGATGATTACAAATGGACTGAAGTTCTCATGCGTGAAGCGGGTACGATGATGGATGGTCTTAGTCTGCACTATTATACGATTCCGGGCGATTTTTGGTTAGGTAAGGGATCAGCGTTAGATTTTACGGAAGATGAATGGTTCATCACCCTAAAACGTGCTTATTACATGGATGAACTGATCACAAAGCATGGGCAAATCATGGACCAGTATGATCCAGAAAAGCGCGTCGGTCTCATTGTTGATGAATGGGGAACGTGGTTCGACGTTGAACCAGGAACAAACCCAGGCTTCTTGTATCAACAAAACTCAATCCGAGATGCACTTGTCGCAGCGATTCACTTCAATATCTTCCATAAGCATAATGACCGCGTTCACATGGCGAACATCGCACAAATGGTCAATGTGCTTCAAGCAATGATCTTAACGGAGGGTGACCAGTTCATTCTTACGCCAACGTACCATGTCTTTGAGATGTATCGCGTTCACCAAGATGCTGAACGAGTCGAGCTAGCAGCCATCACGCGTGACTATGTAGCTAAAGAAGAATCGATTCCTTCTGTAAACGCGACAGCTTCTCGCGATGCTGATGGTGTATTGCACATTAGCCTCTGCCAGCTTGATCATCAAAATAGCGATAAAGTAGAAATTGATTTGCGGGGAATGGGGACGATTTCTAACGTATCGGCACGTATTTTAACAGCAGATCATCTCAATGCCCATAACACGTTTGAACAACCAGATGTGGTTGCGCCGCGTGATCATGAGGTCCAGGTGACAGAAGACGGAAAGCTCATCATGGATGTTCCGGCGATGAGCGTCATCACAGTGGCGGTTCGCTAA
- a CDS encoding DUF6171 family protein, whose translation MPQVTDAEYQKRLRQCAVCPFYQDDTCLKCGCYVSYRARLATKHCPVKVW comes from the coding sequence ATGCCGCAAGTCACGGACGCTGAGTATCAGAAACGTCTTCGTCAATGTGCAGTCTGTCCGTTTTATCAGGACGATACCTGTTTGAAGTGCGGGTGCTATGTCTCTTACCGGGCACGCCTTGCAACAAAGCATTGCCCGGTGAAGGTTTGGTGA
- a CDS encoding aldose epimerase family protein — protein MERQEVVNQTAFTLENDMCRLRILAYGATLQEFSIQDEGWKNLILSYDTVEEYKTDTYYLGATVGRVAGRIEDGTFDMDGATYHLPQNEGKHHLHGGDGLHCQFWKMEDVSNTHLVLRYVSPDGENGYKGTLDVKASFELLADGVKITYEAISDTDTVCDMTNHTYFNLSGGSRDILGHELTLPANQFAELRDDLIPTGRLLDVDQTPFDFQSGRMLGDGPASSHPQNQLVNGYDHPFLFDDQRKATLYDPESKRSLMLSTTAPALVLYSGNQMNEETILREGRSRKYYGVCLEPQHLPDAVHHSNFPSIRLLARETYHWETEYRVGKGVSR, from the coding sequence ATGGAGCGACAAGAAGTAGTAAATCAGACGGCATTTACGCTCGAGAACGATATGTGTCGTTTACGCATTTTGGCATATGGAGCAACCCTGCAAGAGTTTTCGATTCAAGATGAGGGATGGAAAAATCTCATTTTGTCATACGATACGGTTGAAGAATACAAGACAGACACGTATTACTTGGGAGCGACTGTCGGACGTGTCGCTGGTCGAATCGAGGACGGGACATTCGATATGGACGGTGCAACTTACCATCTGCCTCAAAACGAAGGGAAGCATCATCTTCACGGTGGAGACGGTCTCCACTGTCAATTCTGGAAAATGGAAGACGTATCCAATACTCATCTCGTTCTTCGGTATGTAAGTCCTGATGGTGAGAATGGCTATAAGGGTACACTCGATGTCAAAGCATCGTTTGAATTGTTAGCTGACGGTGTCAAAATTACGTATGAGGCAATCAGTGACACGGATACGGTATGCGATATGACAAATCATACGTACTTTAATCTAAGTGGTGGAAGTCGTGATATTTTAGGACATGAATTGACGTTACCGGCTAATCAATTTGCTGAGCTGCGAGATGATTTGATTCCTACAGGACGCCTATTGGATGTCGATCAGACCCCTTTTGACTTCCAATCAGGACGAATGCTAGGAGATGGTCCAGCTTCAAGCCATCCACAAAATCAACTCGTCAATGGTTATGATCATCCATTTTTATTCGACGACCAACGAAAAGCGACGCTGTACGATCCTGAAAGTAAGCGTTCCTTGATGTTGTCTACGACTGCACCAGCTCTTGTGCTCTATTCAGGAAACCAGATGAATGAAGAAACGATCTTACGTGAGGGACGCTCTCGAAAATATTATGGTGTTTGTCTCGAGCCGCAACATCTTCCGGACGCCGTTCATCACAGTAATTTTCCATCTATTCGATTATTAGCAAGAGAGACGTATCACTGGGAAACGGAATATCGCGTTGGGAAAGGAGTCAGTCGATGA